The DNA window ATTTATCTTCGGCTTTCCACTTACGAATGCGGGAATCAGGGACTCCGAGCTGCTCGGCAATATCTTTTAGTTTTGCTTTACCGGCACTCTCACTCCAAAGCTGAAAAGCCTTTTCCCTATCCGGATTTCTGGGCCTTGCCACTACACGCTCACCACCCCCACACGGTAAACCAAAAGCTAAAGCTCATCGCGCTGGAGTTCTATATCCAGTTCAATGAGCTTTTTTAGATCGTCTACCGTTTTGATTTCTATTTGCCCCCGCTGAAAGTCGCTAACCCATTTGCCAATTCCAGCTTGGACAATCTTGCGGTATTTCCCCTTGGAATCGGCAATTCCTTCGATAACAGCCGCTTGGTGCTGTAAGAGTAAGCTATTATTATCTATTTCCGAACATTTGTTTGTTTTGGACATTGTTTGATACCCCCGCCATCTTGTAAAATGGTGATGAGATAGTAGCCCTCCGCAATCTGTGGCCACAGTGCAACCTACTATCTCTCGCCGGGGTATCCGGTATCGGGAGGACGTTAGCGCGTCCTCCCTTTCTCTTTTTTATGCAGACAACAAAATATTGTCGCGAATATGTTCGGCAATTGCCTTCATGAATAACGGCGGTACTGAATTACCGATCCTTGCCCACTGCTCGCTGTATGAGCCGATAAATTGAAAGTCGTCCGGAAAACTTCCCAAGCGCTTGGCCTCGGCGATGCTAATCGCCCGCGGCTCTTCCCAATGGCAAAGTGTAGCAAAGCCTCTGCCGGTCTGCGTTTTTACCAGAGTCCTTGACGGCCTGTCCGGATGCAGTTTTACCACATCACTATAATGCCCGTTCAGGTTGAGGGCATCGCCCATGTCGCTGCCAATCGGTACTCTGCGCCAGATAGCTGCATACTTTTCATTCAGCATAGGAATTTCTTCTGGAACGCACCCTCGCAAAGCTTGCCTCACGGTGATCGGCCGCGCCTGCGGTCTTGGATGGCTGGGCTCTATGCCCAAATCTTCCCGAATGCCGATAAAAATCATCCTCTCCCTGCTTTGCGGTACATTGAAATACTTGGCATTCATTAACCTAGCTTTAACGCGATACCCGCTTGCTTTTAGCGCACGTAAAATCTCAGCAAATATAACCTTCATTTTCCCTTTGACCATACCAGAAGATACATTTTCCATAACAAAGACTTTCGGACGCAGTCCTTGCAGTAGCCTTACATATTCACGGAACAGCTGGTTGCGGTCATCGTCAGCATCTCGCTTACCCGACATGCTGAATCCCTGGCAAGGTGGACTGCCGTCAAGCAAATCCAATTCTCCCGGTTTTAGGCCCGTAATTCGCAGCACTTCGCCAACACTCAGTTGAGCGATATCGCCATGGTACACAGGCGTCCCCGGATGGTTCAGACGATACGTAGCTACCGCATTATTATCCCATTCGACTGCCAGCAAAACTTCTCCCCTAGCCAGCTTATAGCCGAGTGAGCTGCCACCGCAGCCGGCAAATGTCGATACGACTTTAAACCGGGAATTCATGCCCGCATTGTGGACATGTTACTTTTTTAACCGTGTCCGCCACGCTTTCGTCATACTCAGGGAATTCTTGATCGGGAATACTAAACTGTTTAACAATGTCGGCAAATTCCTCCGCGTTGTAACCGGTTAAGTCGAGATCCAGTTCGCTGGCCTGCAGATCCTCCAGGATTTCGGCTAACAGGGTTGGATCCATTACCGCCAGTTCCGCAATTCGATTATCGGCGATAAGATCAGCGTATTCATCCTCTTCTGATGAATAATTTTGGCAATCTATAGGCACTTGACCAACATCCAAATACAATGCTGCCAGCAAGCGGCCATGACCACGTACAATATAGCCGGATTGTATACTGACAGTAATCGGCGTTCGCCATCCCTGGTACTGAATAATCCTAGCCAGCAATTGGATCTGCTTGTCCGGATGCTGGTGGGGATTGCGAGGATGGGGAATAAGAGTGGAAATATCGACGATCTCATCATGGGAGCAATGAACGGCGATCCCGCCGGCAGTAATTGTATTCAAAGTTTCACCTCATAAAGTTTTTTATTATAGACAAATGGCTTTTTGCTGCGAGAATTCTTCCCATCGCCGAATGATAACATCACAGTACACCGGATCAATCTCCATCATGTAGCAAACGCGGTCAGTCTGCTCGGCCGCCATCAGAGTACTGCCTGCACCTCCAAAAAAGTCAGCCGTTATTTCACCTAGCCGGCTTGAATTTTGTATCGCTCGGGCGCAAAGCCCGATCGGCTTCATAGTCGGATGCTCACCGTTTCTGAGCGGCTTTTCGAAACGCCAGACACTAGTCATGCTATCATCACCGGCTTGCAACACCTCATAGGACGGAACCCTGATGGTCACAGTCTGAACACCGGCTGTAAACGTAAGCAACGCCCCATTGCCCTCTTGGCGGACGGTAATGGGCGCTGCTTCGTCGATAACGGTACCCTGTTTGCGTCCACCGTACCAGCAATGAGCGCCGCCTGGTTTCCAGCCGTACAGGATTGGTTCATGCCGCCATTGGTAGTCTTGCCGGCCAAGTACGAATTGGTTCTTTACCCAGATCAGGCACTGCTTGAGCAGCCACCCGGCATCCTGCAGCGCGCCACGGAAGTTACTGCCTTCGGAGTCGGCGTGGCAGACATAAATGGCGCCGCCGGCATCTACAGCCTCCAACATGGAGGTAAATGCTACTTTTAGAAATTCGTTAAATTGTTCTGTAGGCATATCGTCATTCCTGATTGTTAACTTTTCAGCCGTGGCGCCTTCATAGGCGACATTGTACGGCGGATCCGTGAATACCATAGCCGCTTTCCGGCCGTCCATAAGCTTTTCCACATCTGCCATTACCGTGGCATCGCCGCACATCAGGCGGTGCCGACCGAGCTGCCAGATGTCGCCGGACTTGGTCACCGGCTCTTTGATCGCGGCAGCGGCTGCAGCCGTGTCGAAATCATCTTCTTTCACCGGGGCGCGGAAGTCGGCCAGCAGGTTGTCGAGCTGCTTGTCGTTATAGCCAGTCAAACCAATGTCGAAATCACCGGCGCTGATATCGGTAACCAGTTCAGCGAGCAGGGCATCGTCGATCTGAGACAGCTCGGCTATTCGGTTATCAGCGACGAGATCGGCCCATTCTTCGGCCTCTGTAGCATAATTCTGCCGATCTACAGGTACTTGCCCCACTCCTAAAAGTTGCGCCGCCAGCAGCCGCCCGTGGCCGCGTACGACGAAACCGGAGCGGGAGCTCACGGTGATCGGCGCGCGCCAGCCCTGGTTTTTGATGATTTTGGCCAGCATCTCGATTTGTTTCTGAGGATGCTGATTCGGATTTCGAGGATTCGGGACCAGTATCATGACGTCGGCCAGTTCGGTAAACGCGCAATGTACCGGAATCCCGTCAGCATAATTCATATCATCACCTGCCTTAATAAAAAAGAGCCTATTCAATAGGCTCCATGTCGTCCAAGGATATCCAAGCAGTTGGGCCGCCCTGGAAACGCTGGACTTCCACCTTGTCGCTTTGGCTCTCGGATATATCTACAATTGTTACCACTGTGCCGGCCGGCCAAGTGCCAGCACCCCATTTTACTGCTTCAAATAATTTACCTTTCATAAAAACCCCTTCTTTCTGTTAGCGTTGTTGTATTAATCACTTGGTTCGCCTTAAAAGTCAAGGTTTTCTTTTGATTTCTTTTATTTTTCTATCTCGACAGCGCAACCCTTGCCATTTACGGATACAATAGCCGTCTTGCTGGCAGGCACAGGCTGTTTGGCATTTGATTAGCATATAGCCTCCTGCATTAAAAAACGGCATCGCTAAAGCAACAAATGCCTAACGATGCCGTAAAAATATGAAAGCCGCCAAAAGCTGGCGGCTAAGTAATTACAAGTATAACACACTAACATATTAACACGGGCAGATTGTCATGTCAATGTCGCGTTTTTGTCATAAAACAGTGATTTATTAACTTTTAAAAAATCCCATCTATCCCGAATATTAAGGCGCTAAGGCGATCGCTTGCCCTATTGACATCGCGGTAATAGGTTTTTTGAGAAATATTTTCTTTTTTCATGATTTCTTCTATGCTGATATCTTCAAAATAAGTTGCTTTTAGCACCCTATGCCCCCTTCTTTCATCGGCTTTCCTTGCTTTTTGGCAGTATATTTCGTATATATCCAGCATGGCATTAACGTGGGACACAATAATACTGGTTCGGGTGACACTACGCTTTATAGATTCTATGTATACGTCATCCTCTTTATCAAGTAACTCATCTAGAATATCAATAGCATTTTCTTTAGCCATTTTTATATCGTAAATGGCGTTTTTACAATGTTCTTGAAGAGCCTGAAAGTTATCCAGCAACAACTTAGTATTACGCAATCTCTTATCATGCTTAGACTTTCTTTGCTCCTCGTCATACTCGCGAACGGCCTTGACGGCTAGCTTGATAATTTGTTCGTGTTTTGAGCTAATTCGTTCTTTGTTCATGCCATCACCCCTCTATCTATTTTAAGCTGGAAGGGCAGCGCGCGCCGCCCTCAGCACTATTTATCTGCGAAACATTCCCGAAAACCCGCAGGCTATAACCGATATGATAATTACAGAGCCTGCCCAATGCCAAAAGTCTTGAAAAACAAATTGAAGTATTTCAAGCATCAGCTTTCCTCCCTTCACATAAAACCAAATAACTTTGCCATTCCATAGGCTGCCATTACCGGTAAGAACACTTCTGAAAACCAGCGATTAAAGTAGCTCATTAACTAATCACCCCTCCGCCTTCCTCATCGCCGCCGACATCGTATTTGCCGGCGGCTCCTGACCAAACAGTTCAAACAGTACCCGCGGCGTATAGCGGCGCTCCTTATTCACGTAAGCGACCTGCTTGCGGATATTTCCGCGCAGCTTGTCCATTTGCTTGAAAACGGATTCATGCTCTATAAAAAAGTCGTAAATCGGCATCAGTATCGTAAGGTTGTCCTTTAAATCCCGGCGCTTGATGCGTAACTCCTTGATTTTTTTTGACATTTTTCCGCCAACTCTGACCGGGAAATCATTTATCTCAAGCCAGTGGTCAATATCCATGATCGCCGCCTGGCAACGGTCAATCTCTTCCTGCAGAATCCCTATAGTAGCCGGCATAGTTCTGACTATTGCCCCAAGTTCTTCGATAACCTGCCGGATTTTAGCTGTTTCTTTGGATTCCATCAGCGTCCCTCCCGTCACTCAAGCAAATTGCATGGGTCCGCATAACGCTTGTCGCGGCCCGTGTACTTAAATCCTCGATAAGATTCCTGCGGCGCTTGGTCTGGCAGTGCAGGATTGCTCTCTGTCAATGCAGATAACTCAGAAGCACGCCCAGAATATCCATCGTTACGCTCCACCCAATACCGGTTTGTCAGTAGCGTGGCCGCTGCTCCATCCATTGGGTCCGGAACCAGCGCCGCCTTGCGATCGGCGAACACCGTCTCATTGCAATTTCGGCAGCGCGCCTTATACCGGCCGGCGTTCATGCTACAAAAATACTCTGCACCGCACTTGCACTCCACGCGGTACCGCTCGCGGGCGGTGGTGTCGATCCCAGGGGGAAATTGCTGTGCTTGAGGTTTTACTGTCGGCCTCTCTGCCTGCCGCTGCCAACTCCCGTCTTCAAGCCCAATAACCTGCATCGATACAACCTGCTGCATATCAATTACAACCAGTTCATCTTGCATTTGCTTAGCGCAAATTGCGCGGGCAGCCGGTTCCGGGTTTTGGAGTTCGAATAAAAGGTTCATGGCCATGTACTCAGTAAGAAAAAGGTCTAATTTTTGACCATTGACCAGAGTAACGAGGACAGGCAGACGATCCTGCTCGTCCCATACTGATTGCCGCTCGCCTTCCTGCGGTTCAATCTCGATGCAGGCTGTAGCGTTTTCGGAAATTTGCCGGTGAAGATCGGTAAGCGCTTTATTGGCTATACCCAGTTTTTCTTCACAAAAGGTAACCCGATCCCGAAGTAAATGTATTTCCGCAATAAGGTCAGCCGGACTCGGATTTTCCGGGCGGCCCTCTTCACAGTAAAGGATCTCAAGTAATTCAGCCTTCAGCTGGTTATATTCTGCCAATTGCTCTTCCAGGCTTGCAGCTTTTATTTTCGTGGCAGCGAGTTCAGATACAGCCATATTGTACGCTTCGGCCGGAACAGTATCATCAACCACTTGCTGCAGCTCCTCAGCTTCTGACGTTCCCACATAGCTGTATTGGCATTTCTCCTTAGCCTCCGGATCAATCGGGTAAACGCCGTATTTTGTAAGAATGCTGCGAATCAGGCATTCCTGATACTGTTCGCTGCAGCACCGCTTGCATGTAGTTTCTATAACCGCGCAATACCAGTCTTCAAAATCCTGAATTTGCATTGGGATAATGGTCTTGAGTGCCAGCATTTCCGCATGGGCTTTTTTCGCCTCCTGTCGCGGCACGCATATAAATTCGAGCTTGGCTAATTGCTTCGCGAACTCTATTTTTACATCAGAGTCCAGAGCATCGCCGCGCATCGTCAGGGCCTTGGCCAGCATGGAACGGCCCATGCGGAGGTATTTTAAAAACTCGGGATCTGTACTTTTGGCAGATGCATAACCGTTTATCGTTTCCTCGATCAGGGCTACCAGCGCGGTAGCCCGAACGAAGCTTTGTTTTTCTTCACGAGATAAGTATGCGTTCAAGGTTTATTCCTCCTCCTCAATCAAGCATACTTCCCGATCCATAACTCTAATCTTAATACCCATATCCTTCAACGCCCCATACCCCTCCACAAAATTTGCATCAATCATGCCACGTGCTTCTAATTGAGCAAGATGTTCTGCATGTTCTTCGATGGTATCAAATTCATAGAAATATCTGCTGAAATTGTCCATGAAATTCTTATCAAATTTGCTGTCGTCAGTTTCCACTTCGACAGTGATTATTACCTCAACGGTTCGCTTCATTTCCCCACCCCCAAGCACGCGCTGCACAGATCCGGCCTAACCCAATAGCAGCCGCCAGGGCAGGCGTGATTGTCGGTGCAGCCGCAGATCTGGCAGCGGGGGACAGCCGGTTCCGCTTCGGCCTCAATCTCAGCGATAATCCGCTCAACTGCAGTTTTATCATCCTCATTTTGGAAACTGAATACCCCTTCCGGTTCCAACCGGTACTTAATGCCAGCAGCATTTATTGCATTGATAATTTTTGTGATAATATCCTCATCTGCCGCGGTTCCGCCTGCAATTAGCTCATCGATCGCGTCACGCCAGCCGCAAGTGTAAGGAATGCCGTATTGGGCGAGCCAGGGCTCCATTGTCTCCACATTTTCCTTTCTGCGGAGGTTTATTATATTTTTTAGACTGGCATTCTCAGCTTGAAGCGCCAATATAATCTGATTTGCCAGCAGCATCTGATTGCCATGCTGAATAATTGTCTCCGGCTCAGGGCTGAACTCTATTTGCAATGCCTGTTTCCATTCCTCAAGTAGCTGCTTAAGATTTTTCATTTTCTTCTCCTTTTGGTTAACGGGCTTACCCATATCTTAAGCTTGTCGAGTTTAGCCATTATGCTCACTCTCCCATTCTTCAAGCTGTTCTAAAATATCCAGGATCTCATATTCATCCGATTCCCACGAGAGCCGTTCGATCAAATTCAGTACGACATGATCACGCCCAAGTTCGGGAAATTTATCCTCAACCTGAAATTCAAAGCTCTCCTTGTCCAACTTTCGGCCATCTTCGCACCACAACATAGAAAAATCAAATGTTTCGCCCTTGAACACCAGTTCAAACTTTTCTATGCCATTTTCGTAAGTTTTTGTAAGTTTAGCCACTATTCTTCCTCCTCATCGTCATACTCATATCCCTGCATATACCGATCGATCTCCTCAATCAGCTCTTTCTTCCAGCGGAACGAATATGGCTGCCGGAAATTCCGGCCAGCGACATTGAGCACTTCCTCCGCGACTTCGCGACCGGCATCTGTAAGGCGCATCACCGGTCTTTTCAGGTACTTATTCCGGGTTGGCATATCCTCAAACCTGATATATCCCCGGTACCGAAGCGTGCCGTAAAAGAAGCGCTGGCCGTGGCCGTACAGGCTGACCGCCTCCCGAACGGTCAAGTACTCTTCGTTGTGATGGGCAAAGCCGCTGCTTACCTGATCGGAATGCCTGTCCATCTCGCCTTGAATGGCGATTTGTTCGCGAAACTTGTCCATCATTTCAAGAAAAGCGTCATCACCAGTGGTGTCAGCAAATATTTCCGTGACCGCCAGGGCGATCTCGTTATGGTTTTCGTTGGCAAAGGTACTGGTAAAGGCTTGCTGTTTTGCTTTTTGCGCAACGCTTGTAATAATGTTTAAGGCAGGAAGTAGTGCTCTTGGCGCTGTTTCGTGGAGCTCATACTTGCCGGTCTCATGAATGCTCGGCAAAACAATATCGAATATCCAGCTTTCAAAGCGCTCTGCTTTGGCCTTAATTTCAAGATTGCGGCTCTGATCGGCGGCGTGAACAATGAGACGGTAGACATCGCCAATAGGAATGATTTTTGTTTCCCGTTCTCTGCCGAGCGCATCGGTTACCGGGTAAGTTACACCCCCACGGCAATGGTCTCGAACCGCCCGATTATAATCTTCGTACTCCAAAATCTTTGCAACGTCATTCCCCACCACGTATTTCCTGTCATCGTATTTCACAACCCGAACAGATCCAAATTCAGGATTATTAAAAATCATTAGATTTTTCATGTTTCCTCACTCTCCCCAATTTATTTATGTTTATTCTGTCTCCCAGGCGTCCCACATCTTGCTTTTCAGCTTTCGCAGCTCCGCCAGTAACTGCTTGAACTGCCCCGAATGCGGCCTTAGCCAGCGTTCCGCCTCGGCCTTGTACTCCTCTTGAGAGCGAAACCCAGAGTCCCCAGAAGCATCGAGGTGCGGCCGGAGTACATACGCCCCTGAATGCGCTACCGGCAGCAGCCTGGCCCCAATGCAGCGGAATCCCAGGAGAGCCTCCCAGAGCTTAGGCTCTAACTTGTCGGCCAGCGCCAGGAGCGTAACCCAGAGTTCAGCATCATCATCGATGTCCGGCCGGGGATCCATGTATACTTTGCCGAAGCTATTGCGGTACACCGGCTTACCCAGTTCACGGTAGGTAGCATATTTCACCGATGCCTCAGGCGGCGCTGATTCTGTCTGCTGCGGCTTAACCGCATTCCCAAAGAGATCATTCTGCAGGGCTAATCCCATAACAATACCTCCTTAAAATAAAGTTGAAACAAAACCGCAAAGTTGAAACAAAGTTGAAATTCACAAATCCAGCAATATCAAGCCTCGCGAGCATTATTTTCAACTGTTTCAACTTTTTCAACCTTTTTTGCCTCGCACACATGCGCGCGTCGTGCGCGTGCGTGTGCGCGCATGTGTGCGCGCGTATAGGGACATGTAAAAGTAAGTTGAAAAGTTGAAAACCATTTAATAAATCCATATTTTATCAGGGTTCAAGGCGCTTCAACCATGCTTCAACCGCACTTCAACTGCTTCAACTTTTCACCCCTTTTTAGCCCCCAAGATTACATAATCAATCAATTTCAAGCGTTTTTTTCAGGACAATCATGCGAATTGATTTGTCTTTCCATCGCTTCATCACGCTGAAAGTCATTTTGCCGCCGCCGGCGCTTTGCGCATCGATGAACCCTTTTTCATAGAACTCTCTAAGCACCCGGCTGACCGAGTAACCCGCTTCGGTCAACACCTTTTTGTAAATACTTGGTACAAGCCAGTATTGATTTAGCAGTGAATCGTAATATCCATATTGCTCTTGGTGGCATTTCTCTCTGAACCGATCATCATTTGACGCGATCCAGGCCGCCGTGAAATCCCAAGCCCGGTCAACGTAGTCAGTTTCCTGTGATGTACTCAAAAGATCCACTCCCGCCACCGCCATTCGGATCATTTCCTCCTTGGCCTGCTCTTCGGTAATGCCCCAAACCCACTGCCGCGCCCAATAATGCGCTACACTCAACACGGCGATCGCGCTAATGTGCGGCTGTGCAATATGCGGCCATTTATCCTGGAGCTGCCGGTAAACATTGGAATACTCCTTGTGGAAAAAATCTTTCTCCCTGCGCAACTCCTCCAGAACATGTTTCATAAAGATTACCCCGGCATGCCCATAATGCAGGTCCGTCACCCGGTGGACGTTGCTGGCCTCTTTTTCGTCCGGCAGCGGGATCCCGTAGAGCTCCAGCGCCCGGGTCCGCACGCCGGAATGCGAAGTGTCGCCGGCCAGGCTTTCCTCACCGGTGGTTAAGACCACCAAATTCCAAAAAGCCTTGGCTTGCAGCCCGCCGCCCTTGTCGCCGCGGGTTTTGCCCTGGCCAGCCGATACAGCATAGACCAGCTTATCCAGAAATTCCTGCTTGTCGCCGGCCAGCTGCCGCTCATCCACACCCAGAGGCAAATTGTTTAAAAACTGGCAGGTTCTTTCAAGTCCGACTTGCGTTGCGTTAAAACTGACCATGATCCGTTCCGGATTGCCCCAGACGCTGAGTGCCGCCTTCATGGCCGCGGTCTTGCCGCCCTTAGACGCGCCCCAGACATGAATAATAAAGTTACGGTGGCCGATAATCTGCAAGAGTGGCGAAGCAAAGCTGCCGGCCAGCATGAGCTGCGCAATCGGGTTTTGGATGACGTACTCCATGCAGGTCTTCCATACATCGAAATCACCGGCTTTTTCAAAACCGTTGACTAAAAAGTGCATGCCGCGTTTGGCATCCATATCAAGCGCGATTTCTCCGGCGTGTCCCGGTAAAAATTGATCTTTTCCCAACCAGCCTAGGTGAGACACTGAATGCACGGTTGGTAAAAACTCCATATTTGCCGCCTCCATGTCGAATAAATAAGATACCATTTCTTTCGCGTTCTTGCTGGATACCGGCATACCAGTATTGGCTAATTCCGCAATTTTCGAGTACTGAAACAGCGTGGCTTTTTCTGCTTTTATGGATTCCCATTTCCCATGGCGCCGCCAGGCGACTTCCAGCTTTTCGGTCTGCGTATCAACGTCTTGCAGCCGCTTGGTTATGATAACTGGCAGCGGTGATATTTTTTCCTCTATGCCTTTTTCGTCTAAGCCGTATACACCATACTCAGAATATCGCCAATTCTCTGGCCGGATTGGAGTAAAAGGCTGATCGTCAATGACCTTTTCGGCCAGGCAGGACGCGATTCGGATGTCGAGTGGGTTGGCCATGTTTATTGCCGCAGCCCACTGCTCCTTAAAAACATCCTGACCAGCCAGGTGCAGATCAGAAGGATCCTTGTGACTCTGCAAAAGTAATAAATAGACCTTGCCCGAGAAATGATTCTCAAGTAGTCCCTTGCAGACTTTTTTAATAAAAATCTCACCACTTTGTTCAGGTTCTTTGTATAAATATACATTAAGACCTTCAAAATGCTGTGCCCAGCGCGGCTGAAAAGTATCTGCACCTGGCACACCTAATGCGGGAATATCATGCTCCCAGAGCGTATGGCAATCTGATTCGCCCTCCACAATGATGATATAGCCTTTTTCTTTGGCTATGCGCAGCATCCATAGGCCGTAGGGCGTGACCTTGGAACCCCTTACCCAGGTAAATCTAGGCCCTCCCTTAAGTGAGTGCCGGTACCGGGTGGCCATCAGGTTGCCCTTTTCATCCATATAGGGAAGAACCATACCTTTATGCGAATTTTTGATGCCGTATGATTGCAGCTTTTCGATGTCCAGCCGCTTAACTGTTGCATACTCCTCAATTGTAAATTTAGGCCTTCTCGCACTTGTCTTTGACGCAGCAGGCTTAATGCCGGCAAAGTCCATAATGGTCTTGGTAGCCTCTTCCTTGGACATGCTTTTATATTCCTGTAAAAACGTCCAGGCGTTTCCGCTCGCGCCGCAGGACAGGCATTTATATTGACCTGTTTTAATCTTGATGCCAAAACTAGGATTTTTTTCATTATGAAAAGGGCAAAGGCCATGCAGCTCATCGCCCTTTGGTTTAAGTCCTGGTAAATACTGCGAATAAAATTGTTTCCAGTCAACGAGTTTATCTATATCCTCTTGCACATTTCTTCTCCCCCCTCTTCCAGGGTCAACACAAAAACGATTAATTCTGCTGGCTATTTATCGACTAACAAAGCGGCTAACTCACAAGTAGCAGCTGCAATAATCTCCTTTTCTTTACCCCGAAATCTTATATCACGCATTAGCTTCACGCTCCTTAACCTTCGCATAATACTCCCACCAAACACTTCCCTCAAGATGCTGCACGCGGCTCGGATGAGGCTCCACAGGTTTAATCAGTACCAATCCTTTAGTCGCAATCCGCTGCATGATCAATTCTACGGCCTGTTCAAAAGTTTCGGCCACCACACGCCCGGGCAGCAACATAAAGCTATTGGCAGAGCAGGCAGCTTTGCCTGCCCCCTTATCCTTCGGTACCGGTATCATTGCTCTCGACAACCTCTATATCAATAAAATCTGTTTCTTCAGTTTCATCCGCTTCTGGCGCCTCCAGTTGCTTAGGCGCTGAACCTACGATCTGTAAGGTTGGCCTGCCGGGCAGCTCCGCCAGATCCGGCCCGCCTGGAAGTTCCGGTAATTCTTCCGCTGGTTCGGGCTCTTGTAAATCGAGTTCCGTTTGATTCAAAAGGGTTTCCATTTTGCGTAAAGCTTTGGACCATAATCCATGGCGCCGGATAATTGCGTAAAAATCCTCTACGTCATGGCCCTGGATATACCAAACTTTGTTACCGGCGTCATCGGTACCGGCCGAGCAGTGCTGCAGTTCATGGTCTAAGAGTGCATGCTTTTCTTTGCCGTTAAGCTGATCCCACACGTCGCGATGGATAATGATGATAAAATCATATCCGGTTAAGAAATTGACTTCCTTCCCGACTTTCTTGGCTTGTCCCCATGTTTCGCGCTTTTTGACTTCCCAGTTGCCGGTCCGGAACAGATACTTTATATCTGCCTCAATAAGATGGCTATGGGTTTCCTCAATTAGCTCTCTGGCTATTTCTTTTAGCTCCTCTGAAGCCTCATAAAATTCGGCTGCCATATCTTCACTCTCCCTGTATATTTATGCAATTTAGTTTTAAATGGACGCATCTTTTTCTGCCGTAAAACGTACTGTGATGCGTGTAATTTTTCTTATGGATGCCGTTATTCCAGCCATAGGCCACCCGCAGCATTCCCCGTTCGTCAAGTTCCCTCAGTAATGCCGTTCGGTCGATGTCCAGCCTTTCGCATATCCTGCGTTCTTCCGAGGGAGGAAGTATTAGATAATTTCCCTGAACATGATACCTGTTTACCCTTCTAGCGACATCCTGAAGGAATAAATCTACGTCCCTGTCCAAATCATGGTGCAGGGCTTTCCCCTGT is part of the Dendrosporobacter quercicolus genome and encodes:
- a CDS encoding putative metallopeptidase; translated protein: MAAEFYEASEELKEIARELIEETHSHLIEADIKYLFRTGNWEVKKRETWGQAKKVGKEVNFLTGYDFIIIIHRDVWDQLNGKEKHALLDHELQHCSAGTDDAGNKVWYIQGHDVEDFYAIIRRHGLWSKALRKMETLLNQTELDLQEPEPAEELPELPGGPDLAELPGRPTLQIVGSAPKQLEAPEADETEETDFIDIEVVESNDTGTEG
- a CDS encoding DUF927 domain-containing protein, which produces MQEDIDKLVDWKQFYSQYLPGLKPKGDELHGLCPFHNEKNPSFGIKIKTGQYKCLSCGASGNAWTFLQEYKSMSKEEATKTIMDFAGIKPAASKTSARRPKFTIEEYATVKRLDIEKLQSYGIKNSHKGMVLPYMDEKGNLMATRYRHSLKGGPRFTWVRGSKVTPYGLWMLRIAKEKGYIIIVEGESDCHTLWEHDIPALGVPGADTFQPRWAQHFEGLNVYLYKEPEQSGEIFIKKVCKGLLENHFSGKVYLLLLQSHKDPSDLHLAGQDVFKEQWAAAINMANPLDIRIASCLAEKVIDDQPFTPIRPENWRYSEYGVYGLDEKGIEEKISPLPVIITKRLQDVDTQTEKLEVAWRRHGKWESIKAEKATLFQYSKIAELANTGMPVSSKNAKEMVSYLFDMEAANMEFLPTVHSVSHLGWLGKDQFLPGHAGEIALDMDAKRGMHFLVNGFEKAGDFDVWKTCMEYVIQNPIAQLMLAGSFASPLLQIIGHRNFIIHVWGASKGGKTAAMKAALSVWGNPERIMVSFNATQVGLERTCQFLNNLPLGVDERQLAGDKQEFLDKLVYAVSAGQGKTRGDKGGGLQAKAFWNLVVLTTGEESLAGDTSHSGVRTRALELYGIPLPDEKEASNVHRVTDLHYGHAGVIFMKHVLEELRREKDFFHKEYSNVYRQLQDKWPHIAQPHISAIAVLSVAHYWARQWVWGITEEQAKEEMIRMAVAGVDLLSTSQETDYVDRAWDFTAAWIASNDDRFREKCHQEQYGYYDSLLNQYWLVPSIYKKVLTEAGYSVSRVLREFYEKGFIDAQSAGGGKMTFSVMKRWKDKSIRMIVLKKTLEID